The proteins below come from a single Propionispora hippei DSM 15287 genomic window:
- a CDS encoding multidrug efflux MFS transporter encodes MEMWKRNLFICWLGAFATASALSQVAPILPLYIDHLGVHATADIELWSGIAFGCTTLALGLVSPLWGKLADQYGRKPMLLRASLGMAIIVSCMGFVQNVYELVGLRLLLGTIAGFNSGAITLIATQTPKERAGWALGTLSTGVVGGTLLGPLLGGYLAEATGFRNMFFVMGALLLLAFVLTLFFVKEKVVTNKKAVLSFQEVWQKLPDQRLLLSMFFTTFVLQVALFSIEPIITVYIDELSPGNDHLALIAGLVFAASGMASILAASSLGKLSDRIGAHKVILVALIAAGCLFVPQALVKNEWQLMLLRFLLGIATAALMPSINTLLKQNIPDEIAGRVFGYNQAAQFFGTFTGALAGGQIAAHFGIYYVFYLTSALLLMNAVWVYHNVFKPVSEELSAVPDH; translated from the coding sequence ATGGAAATGTGGAAAAGAAATTTGTTTATTTGCTGGCTGGGCGCGTTTGCGACGGCTTCAGCCTTAAGTCAGGTGGCACCGATCCTGCCTTTATATATTGATCATTTAGGAGTGCACGCCACGGCGGATATTGAGCTGTGGTCAGGGATCGCCTTTGGCTGTACGACACTGGCCCTGGGCCTGGTTTCGCCGCTCTGGGGCAAACTGGCCGACCAGTATGGCCGCAAGCCCATGCTGCTTAGGGCAAGTCTGGGAATGGCCATTATTGTCAGTTGTATGGGTTTTGTGCAAAACGTTTACGAACTGGTAGGCCTGCGGCTGCTGCTGGGGACGATTGCCGGTTTTAATTCGGGTGCCATTACGCTGATTGCCACCCAAACGCCGAAGGAACGGGCCGGCTGGGCGCTGGGGACGCTTTCTACCGGTGTGGTGGGCGGCACGCTGTTAGGGCCTTTGTTGGGAGGCTACCTGGCAGAAGCAACGGGCTTCCGGAACATGTTTTTTGTGATGGGAGCCTTACTGCTGCTGGCTTTCGTACTGACCTTGTTTTTTGTGAAAGAAAAGGTTGTGACCAATAAAAAGGCAGTGCTCAGTTTCCAGGAAGTTTGGCAAAAACTGCCTGATCAGCGGCTCTTGCTGTCCATGTTCTTTACCACCTTCGTGCTGCAGGTGGCGCTATTTTCTATTGAGCCGATTATCACTGTGTATATTGATGAGCTGTCGCCTGGCAATGATCACCTGGCGCTCATTGCCGGACTGGTCTTTGCAGCGTCGGGAATGGCCAGTATACTGGCGGCTTCGTCACTGGGTAAGCTTTCCGACCGGATTGGCGCCCATAAAGTTATTTTAGTGGCGTTAATTGCAGCGGGTTGTTTGTTTGTGCCTCAGGCACTGGTCAAAAATGAATGGCAGCTTATGCTGCTGCGTTTTTTGCTGGGGATTGCCACGGCCGCGTTGATGCCGTCGATTAACACGCTCTTAAAGCAGAATATTCCTGATGAAATTGCCGGGCGGGTATTTGGCTACAATCAGGCGGCCCAGTTTTTCGGAACCTTTACCGGCGCGCTGGCCGGGGGACAGATCGCCGCCCATTTCGGAATTTACTATGTGTTTTATTTGACCAGCGCCTTATTGCTAATGAATGCCGTTTGGGTGTACCACAATGTGTTCAAACCAGTTTCGGAAGAACTGTCGGCGGTACCTGATCACTAA
- a CDS encoding TetR-like C-terminal domain-containing protein, translating into MGLNNRILIETAAQIADELGLAAVTLTEVSDRLSVRKPSLYNHVKGLPDLRKGLAVFGSSQLKARISEAAVGKARQDAIRAIAAEYRLFAHERPGLYQAIVAWSDREDPAVKAATKELMEVLYAVLRGYRLQDEALVHAVRGLRSVMHGFVALEASGWFAQPVERDISYRQLLDTFIRGLEGLAGEEQS; encoded by the coding sequence ATGGGTCTAAATAACCGGATATTAATTGAAACGGCGGCGCAAATTGCCGACGAGCTCGGACTGGCGGCGGTGACGCTCACCGAAGTGTCCGACCGCCTGAGTGTTCGAAAGCCGTCACTATATAATCATGTTAAGGGGCTGCCTGATTTGCGTAAGGGTCTGGCGGTGTTTGGCAGCAGTCAGCTTAAAGCAAGGATTAGCGAAGCCGCTGTAGGAAAAGCCCGGCAGGACGCTATCCGGGCCATTGCTGCCGAATACCGTCTGTTTGCTCATGAACGGCCCGGACTGTATCAGGCAATTGTGGCCTGGTCGGACCGGGAAGACCCGGCCGTGAAAGCGGCAACGAAGGAGCTTATGGAAGTGCTTTATGCTGTGCTGCGCGGCTACCGGCTGCAGGACGAGGCGCTTGTCCATGCGGTACGCGGTTTGCGCAGCGTTATGCACGGATTTGTGGCGCTGGAGGCGTCCGGCTGGTTTGCTCAACCGGTGGAACGGGACATAAGCTACCGGCAACTGCTGGACACCTTTATTCGTGGCCTGGAAGGGCTGGCTGGGGAGGAGCAAAGTTAA
- a CDS encoding helix-turn-helix transcriptional regulator → MNMEIANQLVSLRKKNGLSQEALAEKLGISRQAVSKWERGEASPDTDNLIQLAKLYQISLDEMLLLKTPGAPDEEEASQTKTDDPAPDETPPPQRGAGIHLKSKDGEIYIGRDGIYATDFTDTVHSQDTARLTINGQSYTWREARAKWRHNYPARFPLTLLALLIYLGVGMLYDIWHPTWLVFLLIPLTGKTLAAIQHKNWRKLPYPLIITVIYLCLGFLYHSWHPAWVLFLTIPLYYSGVSYFTAKRSPQEPL, encoded by the coding sequence ATGAATATGGAGATTGCCAATCAATTGGTCAGTTTACGCAAAAAGAACGGTCTTTCCCAGGAAGCCCTGGCCGAAAAGCTGGGTATCAGCCGCCAGGCTGTCAGCAAGTGGGAACGGGGTGAAGCCTCGCCTGATACCGATAATCTGATCCAACTGGCCAAATTATATCAAATATCACTGGATGAAATGCTGCTGTTAAAGACGCCGGGAGCACCGGATGAAGAAGAAGCTTCACAGACTAAAACAGACGATCCCGCACCCGACGAAACACCTCCCCCGCAAAGGGGCGCCGGAATTCACCTAAAAAGCAAGGACGGCGAAATATATATTGGCCGGGACGGCATTTATGCCACCGATTTCACCGACACCGTCCACAGCCAGGACACAGCCCGGCTTACCATCAACGGCCAGTCCTACACCTGGCGGGAGGCCCGGGCCAAATGGCGGCACAACTATCCCGCCCGGTTCCCCCTAACCCTGCTGGCCCTGCTCATCTATTTGGGCGTCGGCATGCTCTACGACATTTGGCATCCTACCTGGCTGGTTTTTCTGCTTATTCCACTAACCGGCAAAACGCTCGCTGCCATTCAGCATAAAAACTGGCGAAAGCTCCCTTATCCGCTGATCATTACCGTCATTTATCTTTGTCTGGGCTTTTTGTATCATAGCTGGCATCCCGCCTGGGTTCTCTTTTTGACAATCCCCCTATACTATTCCGGAGTCAGCTACTTTACCGCCAAACGAAGTCCGCAAGAACCTTTATAA
- a CDS encoding ABC transporter substrate-binding protein — protein MRKLIVVMLSIMLMLALAGCGAGPGGAAAGEQAGQTLTVGLMPDVDSIPFIIAQEKGFFKEEGVNVTLKSFKSAVDRDSALQSGNLDGAISDVLAEAFAKDGGFDTVITSATTGNYKLVAGKGEAVATLQDLRGKDVAISKNTIIEYVTDTIGTKGGLAADDMNKVIVPQIPARLEMLQNGKIAAATLPDPLATLAVKSGARLVSSSEQLGINPGVMLFTNKATETKAKEIAAMYRAYNKAIDYLAKEPRDSYIDLVIEKAGFPAAVKDSLELPQYKKAAAPAPADVEAVIAWLQQKQLIQKGYSYKELVNDRFVR, from the coding sequence ATGAGAAAATTGATTGTTGTTATGCTAAGTATTATGCTTATGCTGGCGCTGGCAGGCTGCGGAGCGGGACCAGGCGGCGCTGCCGCCGGGGAGCAGGCGGGTCAGACGCTTACGGTAGGACTTATGCCGGATGTGGATTCCATCCCCTTTATCATTGCGCAGGAAAAGGGGTTTTTTAAGGAAGAAGGCGTGAATGTCACGCTCAAGTCGTTTAAAAGCGCTGTCGACCGGGACAGCGCCTTGCAGAGCGGCAACCTGGACGGGGCGATTTCCGACGTGCTGGCGGAGGCATTTGCCAAGGACGGCGGTTTTGACACGGTGATTACTTCGGCCACGACAGGCAATTACAAGCTGGTGGCCGGCAAAGGCGAAGCCGTGGCGACCCTGCAGGACCTAAGGGGAAAAGATGTGGCGATTTCCAAAAACACCATTATCGAGTATGTGACCGATACGATCGGCACCAAGGGCGGACTGGCCGCCGATGATATGAACAAAGTCATTGTGCCGCAAATTCCGGCACGGCTGGAAATGCTGCAAAATGGCAAAATCGCCGCCGCCACCCTGCCCGATCCGCTGGCAACTCTGGCCGTGAAAAGCGGGGCCAGGCTGGTAAGCAGCTCGGAACAACTGGGCATTAATCCGGGCGTTATGCTATTTACCAACAAAGCGACAGAAACAAAAGCAAAGGAGATTGCCGCCATGTACCGGGCTTACAACAAGGCGATTGATTATCTGGCAAAAGAGCCCAGAGACAGCTATATTGACCTGGTGATTGAGAAAGCCGGCTTCCCGGCGGCGGTGAAAGATTCGCTGGAACTGCCGCAGTATAAAAAAGCCGCCGCTCCCGCTCCCGCCGATGTGGAGGCGGTCATTGCCTGGCTGCAGCAAAAACAACTGATTCAAAAGGGCTACTCCTATAAGGAACTGGTTAACGACCGGTTTGTCAGGTAA
- a CDS encoding LysR family transcriptional regulator, whose translation MEFRQLKYFLTVAEEGQITKAAERLHITQPPLSQQLILLERELGVKLLERNRKQVTLTEAGHVLRKRAEQMLELMRVTTDEIREVAGGVNGKLIIGTITSSGRSILPEHIQEFHKLYPKVSFDLRQGETRSILELLQAGIIELGIVRFPFDFTLYDFIALPEEPMVAVAKPPVFGETCGGSVRLDELRSEALLIHRRHENIILEYCHQMGFEPDILCTSDDITPLLIWARLGLGIAIVPQSSVHIFVGSALCVRQITSPLITTTRAVIWHKKRVLSPVAARFVEMFREPDEKS comes from the coding sequence ATGGAATTTCGTCAATTGAAATATTTCCTGACGGTTGCCGAGGAAGGGCAAATCACCAAGGCAGCCGAACGGTTGCATATTACCCAGCCGCCGCTTAGTCAGCAATTAATTTTGCTGGAACGGGAGCTGGGCGTTAAGCTGCTGGAGCGCAACCGGAAACAGGTTACGCTGACTGAGGCAGGTCACGTTTTGCGCAAGCGGGCGGAACAGATGCTGGAGCTTATGCGGGTTACGACGGACGAAATCAGGGAAGTCGCCGGAGGAGTGAACGGTAAGCTGATCATCGGCACTATCACTTCATCGGGCCGCTCCATTTTGCCGGAGCACATTCAGGAATTTCACAAGCTATACCCCAAAGTATCGTTTGATTTACGGCAAGGGGAGACACGCAGCATTCTGGAGTTGCTCCAGGCAGGTATTATTGAGCTGGGGATTGTGAGGTTTCCCTTTGATTTTACCCTTTATGATTTTATTGCTTTGCCCGAGGAGCCAATGGTGGCGGTGGCCAAGCCGCCGGTTTTTGGAGAAACCTGTGGCGGCAGTGTGCGGCTGGATGAACTGCGGAGTGAAGCATTGCTTATTCATCGCCGGCACGAGAATATCATTCTGGAGTATTGCCATCAAATGGGATTCGAACCGGATATCCTCTGTACCAGTGACGACATTACGCCGCTCCTGATCTGGGCCAGGCTGGGGCTTGGCATTGCCATTGTGCCCCAGTCGTCGGTACATATTTTTGTTGGCTCGGCGCTGTGTGTCAGACAGATTACCAGCCCGCTGATTACCACCACCCGGGCGGTTATTTGGCATAAGAAACGGGTCCTGTCACCGGTGGCCGCCCGCTTTGTCGAGATGTTCCGGGAACCAGACGAGAAAAGCTAA
- a CDS encoding transposase — protein sequence MARQARQKSSSGIYHILLRGINRQVIFEDDEDKEKFLECVGFYKADCHYEVYGYCLMDNHIHLVIKENGTDIGAIMKRIGVRYVAWYNRKYYRCGHLFQDRFQSEPVETDSYLLTVLRHIHQNPVRAGLIQSLSEGWSSSYSAYFEANPLVDSFYILKMFSSDDEEASRQFKQFMQASDNAVPSLVYKEPVLLRDEEARALIQQLANSRTSLELQTMKKTDRDEVLRKIKQIEGISTRQIARLTGISQSVIARA from the coding sequence ATGGCGCGACAAGCCCGGCAAAAGAGCAGCAGCGGGATATACCACATTCTGCTGCGCGGTATTAACCGTCAGGTTATTTTTGAGGATGACGAAGATAAGGAAAAGTTTTTGGAATGCGTAGGTTTTTATAAAGCGGACTGTCATTATGAGGTATACGGGTATTGTCTGATGGATAATCATATCCATCTGGTGATCAAAGAGAACGGGACAGATATCGGGGCCATTATGAAGCGCATCGGGGTCCGTTATGTGGCCTGGTATAATCGCAAATATTACCGGTGCGGCCATTTGTTTCAGGACCGTTTTCAGAGTGAACCGGTGGAGACTGACAGCTATTTGTTGACGGTGCTGCGGCATATCCATCAGAATCCGGTCAGGGCCGGCTTGATCCAAAGCCTGTCCGAGGGGTGGAGCAGCAGCTACAGTGCCTATTTTGAGGCAAATCCTCTGGTTGATTCTTTTTACATATTGAAGATGTTTTCGTCTGACGATGAAGAAGCGAGCCGGCAATTCAAGCAGTTTATGCAGGCGTCTGACAACGCTGTGCCTAGCCTGGTGTATAAAGAACCGGTCCTGCTGCGGGACGAGGAGGCACGGGCTTTGATCCAGCAATTAGCAAACAGCAGGACGTCGCTGGAGCTTCAGACGATGAAAAAAACGGACCGGGATGAAGTGTTAAGGAAAATAAAGCAAATCGAGGGTATCTCCACCCGGCAGATTGCCAGGCTTACAGGCATCAGCCAAAGCGTAATCGCCAGGGCGTAA
- a CDS encoding acyl-CoA thioesterase — MKTQPMIIHHMVKGADLNHHDTLFAGRGAEWLVEAGFIAAASLTQPEHIVCLNIHGMIFTRPVKKGSLLKFETRIVYAGRTSLVAYVRVVFSQTDEFVVEGFLTFIHVIDGKPVPHGITVEPVTPDEYALYEKGKHLKEQGHLSTKKIG, encoded by the coding sequence ATGAAAACCCAACCCATGATTATTCATCATATGGTCAAAGGAGCAGACCTTAACCATCATGACACCTTATTCGCCGGCCGGGGTGCCGAATGGCTGGTAGAGGCAGGGTTTATTGCCGCCGCCAGCCTGACCCAGCCGGAACACATCGTTTGCCTGAATATTCACGGCATGATCTTTACCCGCCCGGTGAAAAAGGGCAGTTTGCTGAAATTCGAAACACGCATCGTCTACGCCGGCCGGACCAGTCTGGTGGCTTATGTACGCGTCGTATTCAGTCAGACCGATGAATTCGTCGTCGAAGGGTTTCTCACTTTCATCCATGTCATCGACGGAAAACCCGTCCCGCACGGCATCACCGTTGAACCGGTAACTCCCGATGAATATGCCCTCTATGAAAAAGGCAAGCATTTGAAGGAACAGGGACACCTGAGCACTAAAAAAATCGGGTAA
- a CDS encoding EamA family transporter, giving the protein MKYSVSVFVGAASYGVLSTIVVLAYQSGFQLGEIVGTQLLTGVVLSWLSVFYIQRKKSAKSAGSRGNQADNSSYTNLTWRQRGLLMLAGAPTVITGLLYYQSLRYIPASLAIILLFQFTWIGVAIQAALTCRRPGKNMMLALLVILAGTLLAAGVLGEAAMPFNRWGILFGLLAAVSYSCFILFSGRAVPSAHPISRSAWMVTGGFILLAILFPPYFLFNGLLWGPLLLFGALLGFFGAFLPPLLFAIGVPHVGEGMAGILGAAELPVAVLMSSLVLHEPVGEVRWLGVVLILAGVALPELWKLRKRSSSSLVS; this is encoded by the coding sequence ATGAAATATTCTGTTTCCGTTTTTGTGGGAGCCGCAAGTTACGGGGTATTATCCACAATTGTTGTGCTGGCTTATCAGTCCGGGTTTCAGCTTGGCGAAATTGTGGGCACTCAACTGCTGACCGGTGTGGTGCTTTCCTGGCTGTCCGTGTTTTATATCCAAAGAAAAAAATCGGCTAAGTCCGCTGGGAGCCGAGGCAATCAGGCTGACAACAGCTCTTATACGAATTTAACCTGGCGGCAAAGAGGCCTGCTTATGTTGGCAGGAGCGCCTACCGTCATTACCGGGCTGCTGTATTATCAGTCGCTTCGTTATATTCCGGCTTCGCTCGCCATTATTTTGTTGTTCCAGTTTACCTGGATTGGCGTGGCCATTCAGGCGGCCCTTACCTGCCGGCGACCGGGAAAAAACATGATGCTGGCCTTACTGGTTATTTTGGCGGGCACCTTGCTGGCGGCCGGTGTACTGGGGGAAGCAGCGATGCCTTTCAACCGGTGGGGGATTTTGTTTGGCCTGCTGGCTGCAGTCAGCTACTCCTGCTTTATTTTGTTCAGCGGCAGAGCTGTACCTTCTGCTCACCCGATAAGCCGAAGTGCCTGGATGGTTACCGGCGGCTTCATCCTTTTAGCCATTCTATTTCCGCCTTATTTTTTGTTTAACGGTTTATTATGGGGACCGCTGCTGCTGTTTGGCGCTTTGCTCGGCTTTTTTGGCGCTTTCCTGCCACCACTTTTGTTTGCCATTGGCGTGCCTCATGTTGGTGAAGGCATGGCCGGCATTTTGGGAGCGGCGGAGCTGCCTGTGGCGGTACTCATGTCTTCGCTGGTGCTGCATGAACCGGTCGGCGAAGTGCGTTGGCTGGGTGTGGTGCTGATTCTGGCCGGAGTGGCGCTGCCGGAATTATGGAAGCTGCGTAAGCGGAGCAGTAGTTCATTAGTCTCTTGA
- the metK gene encoding methionine adenosyltransferase — protein MKQRYLFTSESVTEGHPDKLADQISDSVVDAVLSQDPLGRVACETSVTTGLVLITGEISTSAQVNIAVIARETIAKVGYVRAEYGLDAATAAVLVALDQQSPDIAQGVNQALESRSGSSQEKWDAIGAGDQGIVFGYASDETTEYLPAPIALAHRLARRLTAVRKEGTLAYLRPDGKTQVTVEYDGLKPVRVDTVLISAQHDPEVSQEQLAADIQRYVVNETIPENLLDDRTKVLINPTGRFVVGGPQGDAGLTGRKIIVDTYGGFARHGGGAFSGKDPTKVDRSGAYAARYVAKNLVAAGLAKRLEIQIAYAIGVARPVSIFVDSFGTGLVSNRELVDIVERHFDLRPAAIIEQLALRQPLYRQVAAYGHFGRTDVTVPWEQTDKAVRLRSLEGSKLA, from the coding sequence ATGAAACAACGGTATTTATTTACTTCCGAATCGGTGACGGAGGGGCATCCTGACAAGCTGGCCGATCAGATTTCCGACAGTGTGGTGGACGCGGTGCTGAGTCAGGACCCGCTGGGCCGTGTGGCCTGCGAGACAAGCGTGACCACCGGGTTGGTACTCATTACCGGCGAGATTTCCACCAGCGCCCAGGTCAATATAGCTGTCATAGCCAGAGAGACGATCGCTAAGGTTGGCTATGTCCGGGCGGAATACGGGCTGGATGCGGCGACAGCGGCGGTGTTGGTCGCTCTGGATCAACAATCGCCGGATATCGCCCAGGGCGTCAATCAGGCCCTGGAAAGCCGTTCAGGCAGCAGCCAGGAAAAATGGGATGCCATCGGCGCCGGTGATCAGGGCATTGTGTTCGGCTATGCCTCGGATGAGACGACGGAATATCTGCCGGCGCCCATTGCTCTGGCGCACCGGCTGGCGCGGCGGCTGACCGCCGTACGCAAGGAGGGAACTCTGGCCTATCTTCGTCCCGACGGCAAGACCCAGGTTACTGTGGAATATGATGGGCTAAAGCCTGTCCGGGTGGATACGGTGCTGATTTCGGCCCAGCATGATCCGGAAGTTTCTCAGGAGCAGCTTGCCGCCGATATTCAGCGCTATGTTGTTAATGAGACTATTCCCGAAAATCTGCTGGATGACAGGACCAAGGTACTGATCAATCCCACCGGCCGGTTTGTCGTAGGCGGCCCGCAGGGCGATGCCGGACTGACCGGACGTAAAATCATTGTCGATACCTATGGCGGTTTTGCCCGGCATGGCGGCGGCGCTTTTTCGGGCAAAGATCCAACCAAGGTGGACCGGTCGGGGGCCTATGCCGCCCGTTATGTGGCGAAAAATCTGGTGGCCGCCGGACTGGCCAAACGGCTGGAAATCCAGATTGCCTATGCTATTGGTGTAGCGCGGCCTGTTTCCATCTTTGTCGACTCCTTCGGCACCGGCCTGGTCAGCAACCGGGAACTGGTGGATATTGTGGAACGCCACTTTGACCTGCGGCCGGCGGCGATTATTGAACAGCTTGCCCTAAGGCAGCCACTGTACCGCCAGGTTGCCGCTTATGGACATTTTGGCCGGACCGATGTGACCGTACCCTGGGAGCAGACGGACAAAGCCGTTCGGCTGCGATCGCTGGAGGGCAGCAAGTTGGCTTAA
- a CDS encoding heme-degrading domain-containing protein — translation MTVTEYEQELVVLEQEERELQFSAFTSKMALTVGMMLYEEVKRRGKAVVIHIARNQQCLFHLAMEGTTLDNDDWVRRKSNVVHHFGKSSYHVGTKLRQQEKTLENKYGLALRDYADHGGAFPLIVKNVGPVGTIAVSGLPQKEDHEVVVGVLRNYLAGLNSTTTQA, via the coding sequence ATGACGGTGACTGAGTATGAACAAGAACTGGTCGTATTGGAACAGGAGGAAAGGGAGCTTCAATTTTCCGCCTTTACTTCCAAGATGGCGTTAACCGTAGGAATGATGCTGTACGAAGAGGTAAAACGCCGGGGCAAAGCGGTGGTCATTCACATTGCCCGTAATCAGCAGTGCCTGTTTCATCTGGCGATGGAAGGCACTACGCTAGATAATGACGACTGGGTACGGCGCAAAAGCAACGTGGTTCACCATTTTGGCAAAAGCTCTTATCATGTGGGAACCAAGCTGCGTCAACAGGAAAAGACACTGGAAAATAAGTATGGTCTTGCCTTGCGGGACTATGCCGATCATGGCGGGGCGTTTCCTTTGATTGTTAAAAATGTCGGCCCGGTAGGAACGATTGCCGTATCCGGGTTGCCGCAAAAAGAAGATCATGAAGTGGTAGTCGGCGTTCTGAGAAATTATCTGGCCGGACTGAACAGTACAACAACACAAGCATAG
- a CDS encoding nitrogenase component 1 — MSRIIESCRNHCALLGAIQTVRAVEGLLPIVHSTAGCGRQEELGLGKQGGYQGQRAALPSSNVREKQIVFGGASRLREQIKNTVKTIEADAYVVLSGCATELVGDDIPAMAKEAREQGYPVLQVAAPGFKGDVHQGYEAVVQGLLAYAVGLAPVQKHTQRGLINLLGIIPGQDVFWQGNLLALETLLQQAGLRVNRLFGLGQTIDNWTAAASAELTLVLSPWGRKAAAYLEEKAGVPYLEVSRLPVGFTATQRFLQQLGERLELPAQQLAGLYAREEHRQNYYLNQLAEVYFAAGVQREFAAVGESSFILGLQEFLTGTTGLIPKLLIVTDPLAKEEQRRLQEQLEAELNSWGTELVFSEDRQDIVTSLSRYKVELVLGSLLEQAWAEQQQLPFLPVSFPAGDRFWLSRSYLGFDGAVTLLEDLVGQIRQSRRQDDHKDKECAS; from the coding sequence ATGAGCCGCATCATAGAAAGCTGCCGCAACCATTGCGCGCTGTTGGGCGCCATTCAGACTGTCCGGGCGGTAGAGGGGCTTTTGCCCATTGTTCATTCCACGGCCGGCTGCGGCCGTCAGGAAGAACTGGGATTGGGAAAGCAGGGCGGTTATCAGGGACAGCGGGCGGCGCTGCCGTCCTCCAATGTGCGGGAAAAGCAAATCGTGTTTGGCGGTGCTTCCCGGCTGCGGGAACAAATAAAGAATACGGTAAAAACGATAGAAGCCGACGCTTATGTCGTGTTGTCCGGCTGCGCCACCGAACTGGTCGGCGACGATATTCCGGCCATGGCCAAAGAAGCGCGGGAGCAGGGCTATCCGGTGCTGCAGGTGGCGGCGCCGGGCTTTAAGGGCGATGTGCACCAGGGCTATGAAGCGGTGGTGCAGGGTCTCCTGGCTTATGCGGTTGGTCTTGCTCCGGTGCAGAAGCATACGCAACGGGGATTGATTAACTTGTTGGGCATCATACCGGGACAGGATGTATTCTGGCAGGGGAACCTGCTGGCGCTGGAAACCCTGCTGCAGCAAGCGGGACTGCGGGTTAACCGGCTGTTTGGCCTGGGGCAGACCATTGATAACTGGACGGCGGCGGCTTCGGCCGAACTGACGCTGGTGCTTTCGCCCTGGGGCAGGAAGGCGGCAGCGTATCTGGAAGAAAAGGCGGGCGTTCCCTATCTGGAGGTGTCCCGCTTGCCGGTGGGCTTTACGGCGACCCAACGCTTTTTACAGCAACTGGGCGAAAGGCTGGAGCTACCGGCGCAGCAGCTGGCCGGGCTGTATGCCCGGGAAGAACATCGGCAGAATTATTATCTGAATCAACTGGCCGAGGTGTATTTTGCCGCCGGTGTTCAACGGGAATTCGCCGCCGTCGGGGAAAGCTCTTTTATCCTGGGCCTGCAGGAATTTCTGACCGGGACGACGGGCTTAATCCCCAAATTGTTAATAGTTACCGATCCTCTGGCGAAGGAAGAGCAGCGGCGTCTACAAGAACAACTGGAGGCGGAACTGAACTCTTGGGGAACCGAACTGGTCTTTAGTGAAGACCGGCAGGACATCGTGACAAGCCTTAGCCGGTACAAGGTAGAACTGGTGCTGGGCAGCTTGCTGGAACAGGCGTGGGCCGAACAGCAGCAGCTTCCCTTTTTGCCTGTTTCCTTTCCGGCCGGTGACCGGTTCTGGCTTAGCCGGAGTTATTTGGGCTTTGACGGCGCTGTAACCTTGTTGGAGGATCTGGTTGGACAAATCCGGCAGAGCCGGCGGCAAGATGATCATAAGGATAAGGAGTGTGCATCATGA